A window of the Senegalia massiliensis genome harbors these coding sequences:
- a CDS encoding class I SAM-dependent methyltransferase, translated as MLDNEGFDLWADGYDKSVELSEDNDEYPFAGYKVVLNSIYNIVHSKEKAKILDIGFGTGILTKKLYDDGYEIYGIDFSEKMIEIAKEKMPSSKLYKHDITQGLPEVFKNIKFDYIISTYAMHHLKDDEKVKFINELKKYLSNNGKIIIGDVAFKTRELLERCRTKFLDYWDDEEVYFVLDEIKELFPNNKISFTKISYCAGIIQLEKVL; from the coding sequence TTGTTAGATAACGAAGGTTTTGATTTATGGGCTGACGGATATGATAAAAGTGTTGAATTAAGTGAGGACAATGATGAATATCCATTTGCAGGATATAAGGTTGTTTTAAATAGTATTTATAATATAGTCCATAGTAAAGAAAAGGCAAAGATATTAGACATTGGATTTGGAACGGGAATATTAACAAAAAAACTGTATGATGATGGCTATGAAATATACGGTATTGATTTCTCTGAAAAAATGATAGAAATAGCAAAAGAAAAGATGCCTTCCTCTAAATTATACAAACATGATATTACTCAAGGATTACCAGAAGTATTCAAAAATATAAAATTCGATTATATAATCAGTACGTATGCAATGCATCATTTAAAAGATGATGAGAAAGTAAAGTTTATAAATGAGTTAAAGAAATATCTCTCTAATAATGGAAAAATTATTATTGGAGATGTAGCTTTTAAAACAAGAGAATTATTAGAACGATGTAGAACAAAATTTTTAGATTATTGGGATGACGAAGAAGTATATTTTGTTTTGGATGAAATAAAAGAATTATTTCCAAACAATAAAATCAGTTTTACAAAAATATCTTATTGCGCTGGTATTATACAGCTTGAAAAAGTGTTATAA
- a CDS encoding ImmA/IrrE family metallo-endopeptidase, whose product MNNEIKEIVEGLIEMSDTRNPFEICEYLGIVLLYEDLGPEILGYYQKTESNHEILHINNQIDETLQQYICSHELGHAVLEPDISLSFFIENPLLVKNKPEIDADKFAAELLLDDSLAERYPTFTLEQIAAAENVPLKLVKLKLSNIFLS is encoded by the coding sequence ATGAACAACGAAATTAAGGAAATTGTAGAAGGTCTTATTGAAATGTCAGATACTCGCAATCCTTTTGAAATATGTGAGTATCTAGGTATTGTATTATTATATGAAGACTTAGGACCTGAAATTTTAGGATATTATCAAAAGACTGAATCCAATCATGAGATTTTACATATTAATAATCAGATAGATGAAACTCTACAGCAATATATTTGTTCTCATGAATTAGGACATGCTGTTCTAGAGCCAGACATAAGCCTTAGCTTCTTTATAGAGAATCCATTATTAGTTAAAAATAAGCCTGAAATAGATGCTGATAAGTTTGCTGCAGAATTACTATTGGATGATAGTTTAGCTGAACGCTATCCTACTTTTACATTGGAGCAAATAGCTGCAGCTGAAAATGTTCCTTTAAAATTAGTTAAGTTAAAACTTAGCAATATTTTTTTATCATAA